DNA sequence from the Arthrobacter sp. V1I9 genome:
TGAGGAATCCCCGGCCCAGCGGCGAGTACGGCACAAAACCCACGCCGAGGGCGGCGGCGGCAGGAACAACGTTGCGTTCCACGTCGCGGCTCCAGATGGACCATTCACTCTGGACCGCCGCAATGGGGTGGACTGCGGTGGCTTCCTCGAGCTCCTGGGCAGTCACCTCCGACAGTCCCAGGTGCTTGACCTTGCCTTGCTGCACAAGCTCCGCCATGGCCTCCACGGTTTCCACAATCGGAACGCGGAGGTCACGGCGGTGCATGTAGTAAAGGTCAATAACCTCCGTACCCAGCCGTTGCAGGCTGCGGTCCACTGCCTGCCGGATGTGCGCGGCGTCGCCCCGGATGTCCGTGTACCCGTCCGCCGGCGAGCCCACCAGCCCGAACTTCGTGGCCAGCTGCACCTCGTCCCGCCGCTCCTTCAGCAGCTGCGCGATCAGTTCCTCGTTGCTGCCCCCGCCGTAGATATCCGCTGTGTCAATGAAGCTGACTCCGGAATCGACGGCGTGGTGCAGCGTCCGGAGTGCGTCAGCCGGATCCACGTCCCCGTAAACCGGTGTCAGTGCCATGCCGCCAAAGCCAAGCGGGCTGACGTTGAGGCCATCGCCGAGGTGAACCATCGGTGCTGCCATGAATGTGCTCCCATCATTGAAGTTATCCAAGCCAGGAACCCCGTCCCGGGTTGCTGTATTCCGTCAGTCCTAGTGCCAGGGGATGATCCGGTCCGCTGCCGGACGCGTGGCCTGGATCAGGACGGCGTTGGCTTCGTCCGGTCCGTGCGCCCACGCCTCCGCTGCTGCCGGTTCCATGCCGAACGAGATGTGCCTTTGCACCAGGCGTCGCAGCCGCAACGCGTGTGGTGTGTCCACAAACCAGACCTCGTCCAGCTGCGCCCGGATGTCCTTCCAGGGTTCCTGCTCCACCAGCAGGTAGTTGCCCTCGGTGATCACCAGCGGCACTTCCGCGGGGATCGGGATGGAGGCTGCGACGGGTTCATCCAGGGTGCGCCGGAATTCAGGGGCGTAGACAACTGGCTCATCCCGGCGGACCAGGCGGCGCAGCAGCGACAGGTAGCCGCCGGCGTCGAACGTATCGATGGCTCCCTTGCGCTGCCGCAGCGGCGTGCCGTCGATGATGGTGTTGCCCAGGTGGAAACCGTCCATGGGCACCACCACGGCCTCGTCGGGACCGAACTGCTGCCAAATCAATTCCGCGAAGGTGGACTTTCCGGAACCCGGCGCACCGGCGATGCCCAGCAGTATCCGCCGGCCTCCGTCCAAGGACTGGCGGAGGGCAGCGACAGCCTCAGTGATCTCGGGTGCTTCCATGGCAAAAGCCTAAACGCCCCACCCGCAGCCAGGATTCCGCTGATCCTCCCCACCTATTGCGTCCGGGAAGGCGAGTTCGACGGCGTTTTGCCGGGACACGCCGTCGCCGCCCTGAAACGTGGGGAAACTCAGCGGGCGGTGGAGCTGGAAGGGGCTGCAGTTTCAGGTTTATCGGCGTCCGAGCCGCCGGGCAGAACCTTGAGCCCGGCCCGCACAGCCCACAATCCCGGCAATAAAGAGCACCTTGAGCACACTGAACGGTTCGACGCCGGTGGCCATTGCCCAGCCCACGGTGAGCGCGGCTCCGATTCCTACCCAGACGGCGTACGCGGTGCCGAGCGGGATGCTGCGGATGGCCATGCCCAGGCCCAGCATGCTCAGGGTTGCTGTCACTGCGAAAACCAGTGTGGGCATGGGCTCGGTGAAACCGTCGGACAGGCCAAGGGCTGTTGCCCAGACTGCTTCGAGGACGGCCGAGGCCAGCAGTACCAGCCAGGGAATCGAACGCCGCAGCATCACGCCACCACCTTCAGGCCCACCACGCACACGGCGATGCCGGACAACAGGAGGAGGCGTGCCGCCGTCGGGCGTTCCACCTTGGTGGCGATGGCGTACGCGGAGGTCAGCACTACGCCCACCCCCACCCAGACGGCGTAAGCGGTGCCGGTGTGGATGGACTGCATAGCGATTGCGAGGCCGCCGGTGCTGGCGGCCACGGAGACCAGGAACAGCAATGTGGGGGCGACGCGGCGCTGGCCGGACACCTGGAAGGCGCGGTGCAGGGCTGCCGCCCAGACGGCTTCAAGGGCACCGGAAACAATGAGTATTAACCACGGCATGACAGATCCTTTGGCCAGTCTTGTCGCGTGCCGGGTACTGAACCGTCGTCCGGAGGCTCCGCCGCGGAGCCTTGGCTTCCAGCGTAGCAACGCCCGACGCCGGGCGGCCAATGATGGTGCCCAACCTCACCAGTTGGGGCGGGACGGGACCCTACAGCGCGCCGCCGGCAGCTTCGGGGGCGGAAGCGTCACGGCCGCCGTCGCCGATGGTTTCCCGGGCGATGAAGTTCTCGATGTCGAACAGGTTGTCCGCACGCTCGGCGATGTTCAGCAGCGTGGTCATGGACGCGACTTCCTCCACCTGCTCCTTCAGGAACCAGAGCATAAACTGCTCGCCCAGCGCGTCGTTCTCGCCGCGGGCAGCCCGGAAGAGGTCCTCGATGTTGCGGGTGACTTCCTTTTCCTGCTGCAGCGCAAGTGCCAGCGGCTCCGTTACGGAGGAGAAGTCGTTGCGGACCGCAGGGACGCCGGGAATGGTGAAGGGGATATCCCGGTCCAGCATGTACTGCACCATCATCATGGCGTGGTTCCGTTCCTCCACGGACTGGCGGTAGAAGTACCGGGCCAGCTGGGGGAGGTCCTGGTTGGCGAACCAGGTGGCCACGGCAATGTACTGCTGCGATGCCGTGAACTCGTTGCCGATCTGGGTGGACAGGAGCGCATTGAACGTTGAAGTGGTCAT
Encoded proteins:
- a CDS encoding nucleoside/nucleotide kinase family protein: MEAPEITEAVAALRQSLDGGRRILLGIAGAPGSGKSTFAELIWQQFGPDEAVVVPMDGFHLGNTIIDGTPLRQRKGAIDTFDAGGYLSLLRRLVRRDEPVVYAPEFRRTLDEPVAASIPIPAEVPLVITEGNYLLVEQEPWKDIRAQLDEVWFVDTPHALRLRRLVQRHISFGMEPAAAEAWAHGPDEANAVLIQATRPAADRIIPWH
- a CDS encoding multidrug efflux SMR transporter: MPWLILIVSGALEAVWAAALHRAFQVSGQRRVAPTLLFLVSVAASTGGLAIAMQSIHTGTAYAVWVGVGVVLTSAYAIATKVERPTAARLLLLSGIAVCVVGLKVVA
- a CDS encoding aldo/keto reductase gives rise to the protein MAAPMVHLGDGLNVSPLGFGGMALTPVYGDVDPADALRTLHHAVDSGVSFIDTADIYGGGSNEELIAQLLKERRDEVQLATKFGLVGSPADGYTDIRGDAAHIRQAVDRSLQRLGTEVIDLYYMHRRDLRVPIVETVEAMAELVQQGKVKHLGLSEVTAQELEEATAVHPIAAVQSEWSIWSRDVERNVVPAAAALGVGFVPYSPLGRGFLTGTVDASSLGEKDFRRRIPRFAPDAASANEAVVATVRSVADELDATPAQVALAWLLAQGKRLNLPVVPIPGTRKRHRIDENLGALALELTPPQLDALGEASDAVVGSRSADPKWVSQGRE
- a CDS encoding ferritin produces the protein MTTSTFNALLSTQIGNEFTASQQYIAVATWFANQDLPQLARYFYRQSVEERNHAMMMVQYMLDRDIPFTIPGVPAVRNDFSSVTEPLALALQQEKEVTRNIEDLFRAARGENDALGEQFMLWFLKEQVEEVASMTTLLNIAERADNLFDIENFIARETIGDGGRDASAPEAAGGAL